One Paenibacillus sp. FSL W8-0186 genomic window carries:
- a CDS encoding metal ABC transporter substrate-binding protein, translating into MVTAACGAKGGAGASGAEAESPDSPSKGKLDIQVSFYPMYEFTKQVAGDAADVQMLVPGGVEPHDWEPTPRDIAKLEEADVFVYNGAGMEGWVEQVLSAVSSRKLVKIEASQGIDMIEDAEVHDHPDGDEHEPAEEEAHEHDHEHEHDQEHHHDHEQAHEEAHDHNHEHEAAGHHDHDHAHNHGGLDPHVWLSPALAIKEVRNIEAGLSQAAPEHQELFKKNADAYVAKLEALDQEFRETLASVKRKDFITQHAAFGYLAREYGLRQVPIAGLSPELEPSAAQMAEIVKFAKENDVKTIFFETLVSSKVAEAISKEIGAQTAVLNPIEGLTEEDLSSSRDYIVLMRQNLEALKLALNE; encoded by the coding sequence ATGGTTACGGCGGCATGCGGCGCTAAGGGGGGAGCAGGCGCCAGCGGAGCAGAAGCGGAGTCTCCCGATTCTCCCAGCAAAGGTAAACTCGATATTCAGGTCAGCTTTTATCCGATGTACGAATTCACGAAACAGGTGGCGGGAGATGCGGCTGATGTGCAGATGCTTGTTCCAGGCGGTGTGGAGCCGCATGACTGGGAGCCAACCCCCCGGGATATCGCCAAGCTGGAGGAGGCCGATGTGTTCGTCTATAACGGCGCTGGCATGGAGGGCTGGGTGGAGCAGGTTCTATCCGCCGTCAGCAGCAGGAAGCTCGTGAAAATCGAAGCCAGCCAAGGGATCGATATGATCGAGGATGCTGAAGTTCATGATCATCCTGACGGAGATGAGCATGAACCTGCTGAAGAAGAGGCTCACGAGCATGACCACGAGCATGAGCATGACCAGGAGCATCACCACGACCACGAGCAGGCGCATGAAGAGGCGCACGATCACAACCATGAACATGAAGCAGCCGGTCACCATGATCATGATCACGCTCATAATCACGGCGGGCTGGATCCGCATGTGTGGCTCTCTCCGGCCCTTGCGATCAAAGAGGTTCGCAATATTGAAGCAGGTCTGTCCCAGGCTGCGCCGGAACACCAAGAGCTATTCAAGAAAAATGCGGACGCCTACGTGGCGAAGCTGGAGGCATTGGATCAGGAGTTCAGAGAGACGCTTGCAAGCGTGAAGCGCAAGGATTTCATTACACAGCACGCCGCATTTGGTTATCTTGCCCGGGAATACGGGCTCCGGCAGGTGCCGATCGCCGGGCTGTCGCCGGAGCTGGAGCCGTCGGCAGCCCAGATGGCAGAAATCGTTAAGTTTGCTAAGGAAAATGATGTAAAAACGATTTTCTTCGAAACTCTGGTATCCTCCAAAGTAGCCGAAGCCATCTCTAAGGAAATCGGCGCCCAAACGGCCGTTCTTAACCCGATCGAAGGGTTGACGGAGGAAGATTTGAGCAGCAGCCGGGATTACATCGTACTGATGCGGCAAAATTTAGAGGCGTTAAAATTAGCACTTAACGAATAG
- a CDS encoding GTP-binding protein, whose translation MTDQPLPVTVLSGYLGSGKTTVLNHVLNNRQGLRVAVIVNDMSEINIDAELVSAETNLSRTEEKLVEMSNGCICCTLRDDLLKEVQILAEEGRFDYILIESTGISEPIPVAQTFTYEDTETGIDLRGLARLDCMVTVVDAYRFWHDFSSGETLLERGEASGEGDARDVVDLLIDQIETCNVLILNKCDLVGEGELDELEGVLRKLQPAAKFIRTQHGSIDPAEILNTGLFNFDEVSMSAGWIKELQQESHTPETEEYGISSFVYRRVRPFHPERLAGFMSDWPEEVVRAKGLAWIAAKTDLAASLSQAGPSIQFGPAGQWLASFPPEQQEEVFHSEPEMRRKWDEVWGDRLNEIVFIGIHMNRAEIEESLDQCLLTEEEMSLDWASFHNPLPWISDEEYLAAGLR comes from the coding sequence ATGACTGATCAACCATTACCGGTTACCGTGCTCAGCGGGTACTTGGGCTCAGGGAAAACAACGGTGCTGAACCATGTGCTGAATAATCGCCAAGGGCTGAGAGTTGCCGTCATTGTCAACGATATGAGCGAAATAAACATCGATGCAGAGCTGGTAAGCGCAGAAACGAATCTGTCGCGGACAGAGGAGAAGCTGGTGGAGATGTCCAACGGCTGCATTTGCTGCACCCTGCGGGATGATTTGCTGAAGGAAGTACAGATCCTGGCGGAGGAAGGGAGATTTGATTATATCCTCATTGAATCTACCGGCATAAGCGAACCGATCCCGGTTGCCCAGACTTTCACTTATGAGGATACGGAGACAGGGATTGATTTGCGTGGTTTGGCTAGGCTGGACTGCATGGTAACTGTCGTGGACGCTTATCGTTTCTGGCATGACTTCTCCTCCGGAGAGACACTGCTGGAGAGAGGCGAAGCCAGTGGTGAAGGGGATGCACGGGATGTTGTGGATCTGCTGATCGATCAAATCGAAACCTGCAATGTGCTGATCCTGAATAAATGCGACCTGGTCGGAGAGGGGGAGCTGGATGAGCTGGAGGGAGTCCTCAGGAAGCTGCAGCCCGCTGCCAAGTTCATCCGGACGCAGCATGGCAGCATTGATCCTGCGGAAATATTGAATACAGGCTTGTTCAATTTTGATGAGGTGAGTATGTCTGCGGGCTGGATCAAGGAGCTGCAGCAGGAGAGCCATACCCCCGAGACGGAGGAATACGGCATCAGTTCCTTCGTGTACCGCAGAGTGCGGCCGTTTCATCCGGAGCGTCTGGCTGGCTTTATGAGCGACTGGCCTGAAGAGGTCGTACGGGCGAAAGGTCTGGCATGGATCGCGGCCAAGACGGATTTGGCGGCCAGCTTGAGCCAGGCCGGGCCGTCGATTCAATTCGGTCCGGCGGGGCAGTGGCTGGCGTCTTTTCCTCCAGAGCAGCAGGAGGAGGTCTTCCACAGCGAGCCGGAGATGAGGCGGAAATGGGATGAAGTATGGGGGGACCGTCTCAATGAAATAGTCTTTATCGGCATACATATGAACCGTGCCGAGATCGAAGAATCGTTGGATCAATGTCTGTTAACTGAGGAAGAAATGAGCTTGGATTGGGCCAGCTTCCATAACCCGCTGCCGTGGATCAGCGATGAGGAATATTTGGCAGCAGGCCTTAGGTAG
- a CDS encoding TIGR03943 family protein — MTNPRTTLRRQQLARSFILLAFALFIAHLSRSGTLHYYIAPKMEPWLRYSAIPLTAMSLSLAWEALFSSASPACGCEHHDTPASPLKNAAVYTLFLVPLLLGVVMPDQALGSMAADQKGMQLSSPALNAEHLNDIFTAPDKYNTEFAELAKKLYPQDIIEVKPEIYSETIGAFELFKDQFRGKTVKLSGFVYEDPGTDSPREFVVGRFLVQCCTADAYPFGVVVSSAQPLPWFKRDAWIEVQGTLQTTVRNGREILAVSAEEIREIPRPATPYVYPNDHPLEALDK, encoded by the coding sequence ATGACAAATCCCCGCACAACGCTGCGGCGGCAGCAGCTGGCACGAAGCTTCATTTTGCTGGCCTTTGCCTTATTTATCGCCCATTTGTCCAGAAGCGGCACGCTGCATTACTACATCGCCCCGAAAATGGAGCCTTGGCTCCGCTACAGTGCGATCCCGCTTACGGCCATGTCCCTGAGCCTCGCCTGGGAGGCGCTGTTTTCCAGCGCTTCTCCCGCATGCGGCTGTGAGCACCATGATACCCCTGCATCCCCTCTAAAGAATGCCGCTGTATACACCCTCTTCCTCGTTCCGCTGCTGCTAGGCGTAGTTATGCCGGATCAGGCGCTCGGCAGCATGGCTGCCGATCAAAAGGGCATGCAGCTCTCTTCACCTGCGCTGAACGCAGAGCATCTGAACGATATTTTCACCGCCCCGGATAAGTACAACACGGAATTCGCCGAACTCGCCAAAAAATTATACCCTCAAGACATTATCGAGGTTAAACCGGAAATTTACTCTGAAACGATAGGCGCCTTCGAGCTGTTCAAGGATCAATTCCGGGGTAAAACCGTAAAGCTGAGCGGTTTCGTCTATGAGGATCCCGGCACGGACAGCCCGCGTGAATTTGTAGTTGGCCGCTTCCTTGTCCAATGCTGTACCGCGGATGCCTATCCGTTCGGCGTCGTCGTTTCCTCTGCGCAGCCTCTTCCCTGGTTCAAGCGGGACGCCTGGATCGAAGTACAGGGAACCCTGCAAACGACGGTCAGGAACGGCCGGGAAATCCTCGCTGTCTCAGCGGAGGAAATCCGCGAAATCCCCCGCCCTGCAACGCCTTACGTTTATCCGAATGATCATCCCCTTGAAGCTCTCGACAAATGA
- a CDS encoding permease has product MNPLPLTRWLPFLLPAAFVLACLIVIAPALPPLVSFDFNYLHLFKTSFIGILLEALPFVLIGALLSSLVHLYISEDMLSRWIPKHPAAGILFACTLGFIFPVCECGMIPLIRKLIQKGMPVYMAAVFILAGPIVNPVVYGATYMAFRLHPEMVYARMGLAFLVAAAIGWMIYATWKGDPLRSKPLSGAASSHHHNHNHSHPHEHAHEHPHKHEHNHSHHHGPSRHGGKITAIFVHAADEVFDMGKYLIMGCLITAAIQSFVPRESLLAIGGGPVGSYAFMMGFAFLLSLCSTSDAFVAAAFTHTFSAGSLLAFLVFGPMLDLKNVLMLLSVFKAKFVIYFAFLICTVVFVGSVLAGKLYLS; this is encoded by the coding sequence ATGAACCCATTGCCCCTAACCCGATGGCTTCCCTTTTTGCTTCCCGCCGCCTTTGTGCTGGCCTGTCTCATTGTCATCGCCCCCGCTCTGCCGCCTTTGGTATCGTTCGACTTCAATTATCTCCATCTGTTCAAGACAAGCTTTATCGGCATACTGCTGGAGGCGCTCCCTTTCGTGCTGATCGGGGCCCTGCTCTCCTCGCTCGTACATCTGTATATTTCCGAGGACATGTTAAGCAGATGGATTCCAAAGCACCCTGCCGCCGGCATTTTGTTCGCCTGTACGCTGGGCTTCATATTTCCGGTGTGCGAATGCGGGATGATCCCCCTAATCCGCAAGCTCATTCAAAAAGGCATGCCCGTATACATGGCCGCCGTGTTCATTCTGGCCGGACCGATCGTGAATCCGGTTGTGTACGGAGCGACCTATATGGCGTTCCGGCTGCATCCGGAAATGGTCTATGCCAGAATGGGATTAGCCTTCCTTGTCGCCGCAGCGATCGGCTGGATGATCTACGCCACCTGGAAAGGAGATCCGCTAAGAAGCAAACCCCTTTCCGGCGCAGCTTCAAGCCACCATCATAATCATAATCACAGCCATCCCCATGAGCATGCCCATGAACATCCCCATAAGCATGAGCACAACCATAGTCATCATCACGGCCCTTCCCGGCACGGCGGGAAAATAACAGCGATATTTGTTCACGCGGCCGACGAGGTATTTGATATGGGAAAATACTTGATCATGGGCTGCCTCATTACGGCCGCGATTCAATCCTTCGTTCCCAGAGAGAGCCTTCTCGCCATCGGCGGGGGTCCTGTTGGTTCCTACGCCTTCATGATGGGCTTCGCTTTTCTATTGTCGCTGTGCTCAACCTCCGACGCCTTTGTCGCTGCCGCGTTCACGCATACGTTTTCCGCCGGCTCCCTGCTCGCTTTTCTCGTATTTGGACCGATGCTGGATCTCAAGAACGTCCTCATGCTCCTGTCCGTCTTCAAAGCCAAATTTGTCATATATTTCGCTTTTCTCATCTGTACTGTCGTATTTGTTGGTTCTGTCCTCGCAGGCAAACTCTATTTAAGCTAA
- a CDS encoding metal ABC transporter ATP-binding protein: MILSSMRNVVFGYGDTPVLSGISVDIHQGEFVGITGPNGAAKTTLLKLLLGLLKPWSGSVHIHTEALEGERLSIGYVPQNVASFNSGFPSRVLELVRSGCYSRLGLFKRLAADQHEIVEQSLKQVGMWEYRHRKVGELSGGQKQRICIARALAGQPNVLVLDEPTAGMDQQGRLGFYQLMRHYVTSHGMTVIMVTHELQESGKYLDRIISLEQRESEGWQCLTTNSCSVRFGPELCLE, translated from the coding sequence ATGATTTTGTCTTCCATGCGGAATGTCGTATTCGGATATGGGGATACGCCCGTGCTAAGCGGCATTTCCGTGGATATTCATCAAGGGGAATTCGTCGGGATTACCGGTCCGAATGGCGCCGCCAAAACAACGCTGCTAAAGCTATTGCTCGGCTTGCTGAAGCCATGGAGCGGCTCGGTGCATATTCACACCGAGGCATTGGAAGGGGAACGTTTGAGTATCGGTTACGTGCCGCAGAACGTGGCGTCTTTCAATAGCGGTTTTCCCAGCCGCGTACTGGAGCTGGTCAGGTCAGGCTGTTATTCCCGGCTGGGCCTGTTCAAGCGGCTTGCCGCGGATCAGCACGAGATCGTCGAACAGAGCTTGAAGCAGGTCGGAATGTGGGAATACCGGCATCGTAAAGTCGGGGAGCTGTCCGGGGGACAGAAGCAGCGGATCTGCATTGCCAGAGCTTTGGCGGGGCAGCCGAACGTGCTTGTTCTGGATGAGCCTACGGCGGGAATGGATCAGCAGGGTAGATTGGGCTTCTATCAGCTTATGCGCCATTATGTTACATCGCATGGCATGACCGTTATCATGGTGACGCATGAGCTTCAGGAGTCGGGAAAATACTTGGATCGCATCATTTCATTGGAACAGCGGGAGAGCGAGGGATGGCAGTGTTTGACTACGAATTCATGCAGCGTGCGTTTTGGGCCGGAGCTATGCTTGGAATAA
- a CDS encoding ABC transporter permease, which yields MVNSLIGALESGLLYALMALGVYITFRILDFPDLTVDGSFTTGGAIAAVMITKGANPVTATLLACFGGIIAGMLTGLLHTKGRINGLLSGILMMIALYSINMRILSKPNVALLGETTLFSSVSPLLLMPFVVVVVKLLLDLFFKTDLGLALRATGDNKRMIRSFGAHTDNTIILGLSLSNGLVALSGALIAQQSGFADITSGIGMIVIGLASVIIGEAILGARTVFFATLAAIVGSIVYRVVVALALRIPWFESSDLKLITAVIVIVALVLPSARRASKQRSLARKRSTEVAESLGEHAGLGGGR from the coding sequence ATGGTGAACTCGTTAATCGGAGCCCTTGAATCCGGCCTGCTCTATGCGTTGATGGCGCTCGGGGTATATATAACTTTTCGGATTTTGGATTTTCCGGATCTAACGGTAGATGGAAGTTTTACGACGGGCGGCGCGATCGCTGCGGTAATGATTACGAAAGGAGCAAATCCGGTAACGGCTACCCTGCTCGCCTGCTTCGGCGGGATTATCGCCGGAATGCTGACGGGGCTGCTTCATACGAAAGGCCGCATTAACGGGCTGCTCTCAGGGATATTGATGATGATCGCGCTGTACTCGATTAATATGCGGATTCTGAGCAAGCCAAACGTTGCGCTGCTTGGTGAAACAACGCTCTTTAGCTCCGTTTCTCCGCTGCTGCTGATGCCGTTTGTCGTCGTAGTGGTCAAGCTGCTGCTGGACTTGTTCTTTAAGACGGATCTCGGGCTTGCGCTGCGCGCGACCGGAGACAACAAGCGCATGATTCGCAGCTTCGGTGCGCATACCGATAATACAATTATTCTTGGCCTAAGTTTGTCGAACGGGCTGGTTGCCTTGTCGGGTGCGCTGATCGCCCAGCAGTCCGGCTTTGCCGATATTACGTCAGGGATCGGCATGATCGTGATCGGGCTGGCTTCCGTCATTATCGGGGAAGCCATTCTGGGGGCGAGAACGGTATTCTTTGCTACGCTGGCCGCTATTGTAGGTTCAATCGTATACCGGGTAGTGGTCGCTCTCGCTCTTCGTATCCCATGGTTCGAGTCTTCGGATTTGAAGCTGATTACTGCGGTGATCGTCATCGTTGCTTTGGTACTTCCATCCGCGCGCCGCGCATCGAAGCAGCGCTCGCTTGCCCGGAAACGTTCAACAGAGGTTGCGGAGTCGCTTGGTGAACATGCAGGTTTGGGGGGTGGGCGTTAA
- the speD gene encoding adenosylmethionine decarboxylase, with translation MTLTPKQRVELHEFNNLTKSLSFNMYDICYTKTKEERQAYIEYIDEQYNSDRLTQILIAVSDIIGAHVLNVAKQDYVPQGASVTVLVSEGPVVEVPTESFEESPGPLPDNVVLQLDKSHITVHTYPEYHPDEGISTFRADIDVSTCGEISPLKALNYLIHSFDTDIMTIDYRVRGFTRDINGHKLFIDHEISSIQNYIPDEVVDAYHMIDVNVYQEHIFHTKCKLKEFDLNNYLFGYTKDKLSPQEQAEITELLKTEMDEIFYGRNISS, from the coding sequence ATGACACTGACACCGAAGCAGCGTGTAGAGCTGCACGAATTCAACAATCTGACCAAATCGCTAAGCTTTAATATGTATGATATCTGCTACACGAAAACGAAGGAAGAACGGCAGGCCTATATAGAATATATCGACGAGCAGTACAATTCCGACAGACTGACCCAGATTCTGATAGCCGTGTCCGACATCATCGGAGCCCATGTGCTCAATGTGGCCAAGCAGGATTATGTGCCGCAAGGGGCGAGTGTAACCGTTCTTGTATCGGAGGGCCCTGTCGTGGAGGTGCCTACGGAATCTTTTGAGGAATCGCCGGGGCCGCTGCCTGACAACGTAGTGCTGCAGCTCGACAAGAGCCACATTACGGTCCATACGTATCCCGAATATCACCCGGACGAAGGAATCAGCACGTTCCGGGCTGATATCGACGTGTCGACCTGCGGTGAAATTTCGCCGCTGAAGGCGCTAAATTATTTAATCCATTCCTTTGATACGGACATTATGACGATCGATTACCGGGTCCGCGGGTTCACCCGGGATATCAACGGACACAAGCTGTTCATCGACCACGAGATCAGCTCCATTCAGAATTACATCCCGGATGAAGTTGTCGATGCGTACCATATGATTGATGTAAACGTCTATCAGGAGCATATTTTCCATACCAAATGCAAGCTGAAGGAATTTGACCTGAACAATTATCTGTTCGGCTATACGAAGGACAAGCTAAGCCCGCAGGAGCAGGCGGAAATCACTGAGCTGCTGAAAACGGAAATGGATGAGATTTTCTATGGCAGAAACATCTCATCCTAA
- a CDS encoding 50S ribosomal protein L25 translates to MRACFAAEQRSPMNRSGLKRLRQSGRLPGVVMGLNKESDMIHISSQEFQRWVRGGGSGLLEVQVGGSDKVPVLLEGLQRDAVTREYIHVDFLRVKKDELVRTRVTLDYVGTPKGTKLGGIVQTQSTFIEVEALPHQLPSSISVDISELDVGDSLLVGNVELPPEVTLLSSENELLVSVVTPRIQAEDLESQDESAEE, encoded by the coding sequence ATGAGAGCATGTTTTGCAGCGGAACAAAGATCACCCATGAACAGGTCGGGCCTGAAGCGCCTGCGTCAAAGCGGACGTCTTCCGGGCGTAGTTATGGGATTGAACAAAGAAAGCGACATGATTCATATTTCCTCGCAGGAATTTCAACGTTGGGTCAGAGGCGGAGGATCAGGGTTATTAGAGGTTCAAGTGGGAGGCTCCGATAAAGTCCCTGTACTGCTCGAAGGATTGCAGCGGGATGCTGTGACACGCGAATATATTCATGTGGATTTCCTCCGTGTAAAGAAGGATGAACTCGTTCGTACGAGAGTAACGCTTGATTACGTCGGTACCCCGAAGGGTACTAAATTAGGCGGCATCGTGCAGACACAGAGCACATTCATCGAGGTCGAAGCATTGCCTCACCAGCTGCCGTCATCCATCAGCGTCGATATTAGCGAGCTGGATGTTGGCGATTCACTTCTAGTCGGAAATGTAGAGCTTCCGCCTGAAGTTACGCTGCTGTCTTCGGAAAACGAGCTTCTCGTTTCTGTCGTTACTCCGAGAATCCAAGCTGAGGATCTCGAGTCCCAGGACGAGTCGGCGGAAGAATAA
- the rpmG gene encoding 50S ribosomal protein L33 — protein sequence MRVVVTLACTECGDRNYTTTKNKKTHPERLELRKYSPRLKKYTIHRETR from the coding sequence ATGAGAGTAGTCGTAACGCTGGCATGCACTGAATGCGGGGACCGCAACTATACCACAACGAAAAACAAAAAAACGCATCCCGAACGCCTAGAGTTAAGAAAGTACTCGCCGCGTCTAAAGAAATATACGATTCATCGCGAAACTAGATAG
- a CDS encoding ABC transporter substrate-binding protein translates to MKKKIGVFMVIAAMLITVIGCGSNNAGGGSNTGNAANQGNAEAGAPADTSKESYKVAISQIVEHPSLDATREGFLAALKDAGIVEGENLKLDYNNAQGDPTNNLTIAQKIAGEKYDLVLGIATPPAQALVGQVKNSPILFASVTDPLDAKLVDNLEKPGGNVSGASDTNPEAIVKLMDFIAENFKEVKAVGVVINQGEPNAVIMADHAEKALEKHGIKLIKAPVTNTSEVKQAAESLVGRADALYTTLDNTVVEAVSTVIQIANEHDIPFFSSDRDTVEKGAFATVGFKYYDHGYQVGEMAVEVLKEGKKVGDMPVTFPDKLDLILNLKAAAEQGIEVTDAMKDMVNDKENNLLE, encoded by the coding sequence ATGAAAAAGAAGATTGGAGTATTCATGGTTATTGCCGCTATGCTGATTACGGTGATCGGCTGCGGCAGCAATAATGCCGGAGGCGGCAGCAACACTGGTAATGCGGCCAACCAAGGCAATGCTGAGGCTGGGGCTCCGGCCGATACGAGCAAGGAAAGCTACAAAGTTGCGATTTCGCAAATCGTCGAGCATCCATCCTTGGACGCGACTCGCGAAGGGTTCCTCGCTGCGCTGAAAGATGCGGGCATCGTGGAGGGAGAGAACCTGAAGCTCGACTATAACAACGCGCAGGGAGACCCAACCAATAACTTAACGATTGCGCAAAAAATTGCCGGAGAGAAATACGATCTCGTACTCGGGATTGCAACTCCTCCTGCTCAAGCTCTTGTAGGCCAGGTTAAGAACTCGCCGATTTTGTTCGCGAGTGTTACCGATCCACTGGATGCCAAGCTGGTCGATAATCTGGAGAAGCCAGGCGGAAATGTCTCGGGGGCATCTGACACGAACCCGGAAGCCATTGTCAAGCTGATGGATTTCATCGCTGAGAACTTCAAGGAAGTAAAAGCGGTTGGCGTCGTGATTAACCAAGGCGAGCCGAATGCCGTGATTATGGCGGATCATGCGGAAAAAGCGCTTGAAAAACACGGCATCAAGCTGATCAAAGCGCCGGTAACGAACACCTCTGAAGTGAAGCAGGCGGCAGAATCGCTCGTTGGCCGTGCCGATGCACTGTATACGACGCTGGACAATACGGTTGTCGAAGCAGTCAGCACCGTCATTCAAATTGCGAATGAGCATGATATCCCGTTCTTCTCCAGCGACCGTGATACGGTAGAGAAGGGTGCTTTTGCCACCGTTGGTTTTAAATATTACGATCATGGCTACCAGGTGGGCGAGATGGCCGTTGAAGTGCTGAAGGAAGGCAAGAAAGTTGGCGACATGCCGGTTACCTTCCCTGACAAGCTGGATCTAATCCTGAACCTCAAGGCAGCCGCCGAGCAAGGAATCGAGGTTACCGACGCCATGAAGGACATGGTTAACGACAAGGAGAATAACTTGCTTGAATAG
- a CDS encoding ABC transporter ATP-binding protein encodes MLELSNVSKLFHPGSPDEKIALADVSLHLQPGDFVTVVGSNGAGKSTLMNMISGVLKPDVGEIRIAGSKVSHLSEHRRSRWIGRVFQDPMAGTAPNMTIEENLAMAYSRGKTRGLGLGINASRRVLFRQQLSRLGIGLENRLRAKVGTLSGGERQALSLLMATFTQPKILLLDEHTAALDPARAELVTQLTQSIVNEMKLTTLMVTHNMEQAIRLGNRLIMMDKGRIILDVNEAKKKTLTIEELLGEFERISGHKLSDDRVVLG; translated from the coding sequence ATGCTGGAGCTGTCGAATGTATCCAAGCTGTTTCATCCCGGGTCACCGGATGAGAAGATTGCGCTCGCTGACGTTAGTCTGCATTTACAGCCAGGGGATTTTGTCACCGTAGTTGGCAGTAATGGCGCCGGGAAGTCCACCTTGATGAATATGATCTCCGGCGTACTCAAACCTGACGTTGGTGAAATTCGCATCGCGGGCAGCAAGGTCAGCCATTTGAGCGAGCACCGGAGAAGCCGCTGGATCGGCCGGGTGTTCCAGGATCCGATGGCCGGAACGGCGCCGAATATGACGATCGAAGAGAACTTGGCGATGGCGTATTCACGGGGGAAGACAAGAGGACTGGGGCTGGGCATCAACGCCTCGCGCCGCGTTCTGTTCCGCCAGCAGCTTAGCCGGCTTGGGATCGGACTCGAGAACAGGTTGCGGGCCAAGGTCGGTACGTTATCCGGGGGTGAGCGCCAGGCGCTCAGCCTGCTGATGGCAACCTTCACACAGCCGAAAATTCTGCTGCTGGACGAACACACCGCCGCGCTTGATCCGGCCCGTGCCGAGCTGGTGACCCAGCTTACGCAGAGCATTGTAAACGAGATGAAGCTGACGACGCTGATGGTGACGCATAATATGGAGCAGGCCATACGTCTAGGCAATCGCCTCATCATGATGGATAAGGGCCGCATCATTCTTGACGTGAATGAAGCGAAGAAGAAGACGCTGACGATCGAAGAGCTGCTCGGTGAATTCGAGAGAATCAGCGGGCACAAGCTGTCGGATGACCGCGTCGTGCTCGGATAG
- a CDS encoding metal ABC transporter permease: MAVFDYEFMQRAFWAGAMLGIIAPVLGVYLMLRRQALMADTLSHVSLAGVALGSLLGMSPAVTGIAAAVLGGVLVDGLRRAYRTYSEMSVAIIMTSGLALAIVLMSLRTNWSKSFSSYLFGSIVAVNDAGLWLIGSVTAAGLIYLFVLRRPLYNMTFDEETAQISGMQVKRLSFSFAILTGMTVAAAMPIVGVLLVSSLMVLPASLALRMASGFTMAILVSVAAGWLGIFSGLTISYYVNVPPGGTISLMLLLMLLSAMLAQKLLRRQGRYKQQALLMGQGNRTTNLREGVER, translated from the coding sequence ATGGCAGTGTTTGACTACGAATTCATGCAGCGTGCGTTTTGGGCCGGAGCTATGCTTGGAATAATCGCTCCCGTCTTAGGCGTCTATTTGATGCTCAGGCGGCAGGCATTGATGGCGGACACGCTGTCCCATGTCTCTTTGGCCGGGGTGGCGCTTGGTTCCCTCCTTGGAATGAGTCCTGCCGTGACCGGAATCGCAGCCGCGGTGCTTGGCGGAGTTCTTGTGGATGGGCTGAGGCGGGCTTATCGGACCTATAGCGAAATGTCTGTAGCGATCATTATGACCTCGGGTCTTGCCCTTGCCATCGTGCTCATGAGCCTGCGCACCAATTGGAGCAAAAGCTTCAGCTCCTATTTGTTCGGTTCGATCGTCGCGGTGAATGATGCGGGACTATGGCTGATTGGCAGCGTGACGGCTGCAGGCCTGATTTATTTGTTCGTGCTGCGAAGGCCGCTTTATAATATGACCTTTGACGAAGAGACGGCGCAGATCAGCGGTATGCAGGTGAAGCGGCTGTCATTCTCGTTTGCGATATTGACCGGGATGACGGTGGCCGCAGCGATGCCGATCGTCGGCGTCCTGCTCGTCTCTTCGCTTATGGTTCTGCCAGCCTCGCTGGCCCTGCGCATGGCCAGCGGGTTCACGATGGCAATTCTGGTTTCGGTGGCTGCCGGATGGCTGGGCATCTTCAGCGGTTTGACCATTTCATATTATGTGAACGTACCGCCCGGGGGGACGATTTCACTCATGCTGCTATTGATGCTGCTGTCCGCCATGCTTGCGCAGAAGCTGCTGCGAAGACAGGGCAGGTACAAGCAACAAGCTCTGCTTATGGGACAAGGAAACAGAACTACAAATCTTCGAGAGGGAGTGGAAAGGTGA